One genomic window of Polyangium aurulentum includes the following:
- a CDS encoding SMI1/KNR4 family protein, which produces MSVEWPTLLRQISARLFESTQDDEAAREMTWLQAAGDDPARAAEEAERRTKSRWLGFAGASEEEIAARERELGVKLPEDYRAFLRASNGFLSMNGFPHGISTLSPVQQIGWLRDLDNGRLEAYAEEFGSRDEADIPDEWLVWYEDFKSTILIGESDGNECILLKPPGQIPDENDWWAVWLYDPEAGFVIYSATDPFLDFMSRDLTGE; this is translated from the coding sequence ATGTCCGTCGAATGGCCCACCTTGCTGCGCCAGATCAGCGCGCGTCTCTTCGAGAGCACCCAGGACGATGAAGCCGCGCGAGAGATGACGTGGCTGCAGGCCGCGGGCGATGATCCTGCCCGCGCCGCGGAGGAGGCGGAGAGGCGAACCAAATCGCGCTGGCTCGGGTTCGCCGGTGCCAGCGAGGAGGAGATCGCTGCGCGCGAACGCGAGCTCGGCGTGAAGTTGCCCGAGGACTACAGAGCGTTCCTGCGGGCGAGCAATGGCTTTCTGAGCATGAACGGGTTCCCCCACGGCATCAGCACGCTCAGCCCTGTCCAGCAAATCGGCTGGCTGCGCGACCTGGATAATGGTCGCCTCGAGGCGTACGCAGAGGAGTTCGGCAGCCGCGACGAGGCCGACATTCCGGACGAATGGCTCGTCTGGTACGAGGATTTCAAGAGCACGATCCTCATCGGTGAGAGCGACGGCAACGAGTGCATTCTGCTCAAGCCGCCCGGTCAGATCCCCGACGAGAACGACTGGTGGGCAGTCTGGCTCTACGATCCGGAAGCTGGATTTGTCATCTACAGCGCGACGGACCCGTTTCTAGATTTCATGTCCCGCGATCTCACCGGCGAGTAG
- a CDS encoding STAS domain-containing protein gives MADTDISHTLLVDNCPYTWQVDRGTMATAGVRGIVLWLDPSLRLLFEPMAQEMGVPLFRLLVAYHASLSADTDYEACVSHFGPTFQEGFLAWGRAVSASGWGVFEMPHYDLANKRATVRVRNAWELGVQARSPEPWGCPIIAGKIIGLFTIAFGTNCWADETIITTGDAPCVELEVYASDRTIAEELSRLRQERLEEAQRPLAEKLAIIEEQQEAIRVLGSPILEVWDGVLALPIIGRVDARRAAEITGDLLERIVATQSQYAILDLTGVDTVDAATAEHFGNIIRAVSLLGAECLVCGIRPAVAQAMATHGMGTERATTYGTMRSALMAVIGKRR, from the coding sequence ATGGCGGACACGGACATCTCGCACACCCTCTTGGTGGATAATTGCCCGTACACCTGGCAGGTGGATCGCGGGACCATGGCGACGGCGGGGGTGCGGGGGATCGTGCTCTGGCTCGATCCGTCGCTGCGCCTTCTGTTCGAGCCCATGGCGCAGGAGATGGGCGTCCCGCTCTTCCGCCTCCTCGTCGCTTACCACGCCAGCCTGAGCGCGGACACGGATTACGAGGCATGCGTCAGCCATTTCGGTCCGACGTTCCAGGAGGGGTTCCTCGCGTGGGGGCGCGCGGTGAGCGCGTCGGGCTGGGGCGTCTTCGAGATGCCTCATTACGACCTCGCGAACAAGCGCGCCACGGTGCGCGTGCGCAACGCCTGGGAGCTCGGGGTGCAGGCGCGCTCGCCCGAGCCCTGGGGCTGCCCCATCATCGCGGGCAAGATCATCGGCCTGTTCACCATTGCATTCGGGACCAATTGCTGGGCGGACGAGACCATCATCACGACGGGCGACGCGCCTTGCGTCGAGCTCGAGGTCTACGCCTCCGACAGGACGATCGCCGAGGAGCTCTCGCGGCTGCGGCAGGAGCGGCTCGAGGAGGCGCAGCGGCCGCTGGCGGAGAAGCTCGCGATCATCGAGGAGCAGCAGGAGGCCATCCGCGTCCTCGGCAGCCCCATCCTCGAGGTCTGGGACGGCGTCCTCGCCCTGCCGATCATCGGCCGCGTCGACGCCCGCCGCGCCGCCGAGATCACGGGCGATCTCCTCGAGCGTATCGTGGCCACGCAATCGCAGTACGCCATTCTCGATCTCACGGGCGTCGATACCGTCGACGCCGCGACGGCCGAGCACTTCGGCAACATCATCCGCGCGGTGTCGCTCCTCGGCGCGGAATGCCTGGTGTGCGGCATCCGGCCCGCCGTGGCGCAAGCCATGGCGACCCACGGAATGGGGACCGAGAGGGCGACGACCTACGGGACCATGCGAAGCGCGCTGATGGCGGTGATCGGAAAGCGGCGGTGA
- a CDS encoding acetyl-CoA hydrolase/transferase family protein — protein sequence MHPRAWQERFADKITTPEGAVRAIPPHRRVLIGSGAAEPSRLVEAMVEHGQHLAGNEIVHLLTLGPAPYVKPGLAGRFRHTAFFIGPNVRDAIAEGRADFMPVFLSEIPELIRSRRVPVDVALIQVSPPDAHGFVSLGVSVDIVRAAIDAADVILAEVNPRMPRTHGDSFLHVDRIKHLVPVDDPLPTRTAEPLDEVDRAIGRNIASLVPDGATLQTGIGKIPDAALAALDEHNDLGVHTEMFSDGVMRLAQRGVITGRKKTLLPGKLVTSFVMGSGELYEWVHDNPAVEMRGSAFTNDPFTIARNDAMIAINAAIAVDLTGQVAADTLMGRFFSGIGGQVDFIRGSARSRGGKPIIAMRSTAKGGKVSRIVPALEQGAGVVTSRGDVHYVVTEHGIADLWGKNIRERTHALIGIAHPDHRADLLAAAKERRYVFVDPCPPAPSGGG from the coding sequence GTGCATCCGAGAGCCTGGCAAGAGCGATTCGCCGACAAGATCACCACCCCCGAGGGCGCCGTCCGCGCCATCCCCCCTCACCGCCGCGTCCTCATTGGCTCGGGCGCCGCCGAGCCCTCGCGCCTCGTCGAGGCGATGGTCGAGCACGGCCAGCACCTCGCCGGCAACGAGATCGTCCACCTTCTCACCCTCGGCCCCGCGCCTTACGTCAAGCCTGGCCTCGCGGGCCGCTTCCGGCACACCGCGTTCTTCATCGGGCCCAACGTGCGCGACGCCATCGCCGAGGGACGCGCCGACTTCATGCCCGTCTTCCTCTCGGAGATCCCCGAGCTCATCCGCTCCCGCCGCGTGCCCGTCGACGTCGCCCTCATCCAGGTCTCGCCGCCCGACGCGCACGGCTTCGTGAGCCTCGGCGTCTCGGTCGACATCGTGCGCGCCGCGATCGACGCGGCCGACGTCATCCTCGCCGAGGTGAACCCGCGCATGCCGCGCACCCACGGCGACTCGTTCTTGCACGTCGATCGCATCAAGCACCTCGTCCCCGTCGACGACCCTTTGCCCACGCGCACAGCCGAGCCGCTCGACGAGGTCGACCGCGCCATCGGGCGCAACATCGCGAGCCTCGTCCCGGATGGCGCCACGTTGCAGACCGGCATCGGCAAGATCCCGGACGCGGCGCTCGCGGCGCTCGACGAGCACAACGATCTCGGCGTCCACACCGAGATGTTCTCCGACGGCGTGATGCGCCTCGCCCAGCGCGGGGTGATCACGGGCCGCAAGAAGACGCTCCTGCCGGGCAAGCTGGTCACGTCGTTCGTGATGGGCAGCGGGGAGCTCTACGAATGGGTCCATGACAACCCCGCGGTCGAGATGCGCGGCTCGGCCTTCACCAACGACCCGTTCACGATCGCGCGCAACGACGCCATGATCGCGATCAACGCGGCGATCGCGGTGGATCTGACCGGGCAGGTGGCGGCCGATACGCTGATGGGCCGGTTCTTCTCGGGCATCGGCGGGCAGGTCGACTTCATCCGGGGATCGGCGCGCAGCCGCGGCGGCAAGCCCATCATCGCGATGCGCTCGACGGCGAAGGGCGGCAAGGTGAGCCGCATCGTGCCCGCGCTCGAGCAGGGCGCGGGCGTCGTCACGAGCCGCGGCGATGTGCATTACGTGGTTACCGAGCACGGCATTGCGGATCTGTGGGGGAAGAACATTCGCGAGCGAACACACGCGCTCATCGGGATCGCGCACCCCGACCACCGGGCGGATCTTCTCGCGGCCGCAAAGGAGCGGCGGTATGTGTTCGTCGACCCTTGCCCGCCGGCGCCGAGCGGGGGCGGCTGA
- a CDS encoding alpha/beta fold hydrolase, with amino-acid sequence MKRLRAGLSALALSGLSLVAGCGGAPSAEPSTAPAPAARATPSAEEDVLLPGAEQIHVKTPDGVSIAVQKWGNPQGQEILFVHGLSQSHLSWAAQIKSPLAERFRIVTYDLRGHGASGKPTEAVYYKEGRRWGDELEAVIDGAGLKRPVVVGWSLGGLVMTNYLRAYGDQGLAGVVFVAAVTRFDPALLGSVPPLASEDLSTRLGAMRQFLRDCFVVPPPPAQFETMLAYNAMVPIELHAVVGQMGHEGADEALRALSIPALVIQGEQDRLVKSAMATRTASLVRGARLSMYEGIGHAPFYEARERFNTELAGFVSEANRARGN; translated from the coding sequence ATGAAGCGCCTTCGGGCAGGGCTCTCGGCGCTCGCGCTGTCGGGGCTCTCGCTCGTGGCAGGATGCGGGGGGGCTCCATCCGCCGAGCCGTCGACGGCCCCGGCGCCGGCCGCTCGAGCCACCCCCTCCGCCGAGGAGGACGTGCTCCTCCCGGGCGCCGAGCAGATCCACGTCAAGACGCCGGACGGCGTGTCCATTGCGGTGCAGAAATGGGGCAATCCGCAGGGGCAGGAGATCCTCTTCGTTCACGGCCTGTCCCAGAGCCACCTCTCGTGGGCAGCGCAGATCAAGAGCCCCCTCGCCGAGCGATTCCGGATCGTGACGTACGACCTGCGCGGCCACGGCGCCTCGGGAAAGCCCACCGAGGCGGTCTATTACAAGGAAGGCCGGCGCTGGGGCGACGAGCTCGAGGCCGTGATCGACGGCGCGGGCCTGAAGCGTCCGGTGGTCGTCGGGTGGTCGCTCGGGGGCCTCGTCATGACGAATTACCTGCGGGCGTACGGAGATCAGGGCCTCGCCGGGGTCGTGTTCGTGGCCGCGGTGACGCGCTTCGACCCCGCGCTGCTCGGTTCCGTGCCTCCGCTCGCGTCCGAGGATCTGTCCACCAGGCTCGGGGCCATGCGCCAGTTCTTGCGCGATTGCTTCGTCGTCCCGCCTCCCCCTGCACAATTCGAGACGATGCTCGCGTACAACGCCATGGTCCCCATCGAGCTGCACGCCGTGGTCGGGCAGATGGGGCACGAGGGCGCCGACGAAGCGCTGCGGGCGCTGTCGATCCCGGCGCTCGTCATACAAGGCGAGCAGGATCGCCTGGTCAAGAGCGCGATGGCGACGCGCACGGCGTCACTCGTCCGCGGCGCGCGGCTCTCGATGTACGAGGGCATCGGCCACGCGCCGTTCTACGAGGCCCGCGAGCGGTTCAACACCGAGCTCGCGGGCTTCGTGAGCGAGGCGAATCGCGCGCGGGGCAATTGA
- a CDS encoding PEP/pyruvate-binding domain-containing protein, which translates to MPATNLVLALSSPEATVARAGGKGSNLARLIAGGFPVPDGFVVTTDAYRAFVEANGGAALTAIPGEVDPDNLDALEAVAEQIRARFEAGKVPASVAEAVGAAYEKLGGAACAVAVRSSATAEDLADLSFAGQQETYLNIVGRAALLESVVRCWASLWTARAISYRARARFSDEALSLAVVVQILVPSEVSGVLFTANPLTGHRGQIVIDASFGLGEAVVSGQVEPDHFVVDATSFRIESRHLGEKAIAIVPKAGGGIEHKDAEGERASLGDAEVIELSKIATRIAKHFGAPQDIEWARAGGRFHILQSRPITSLYPLPADVDPEGPMRVFLNFNAFQGFPDPFTPLGGHALNLMMLGMQRAMTGSGSRGADGAGGRLFKDVTPAAQHPILRRLVLRLISNADPAAVQLIRRMIDEGRLGEQKGFAFETWAALARFWPKKAALMAATLAAPERMRARVTTEVDQYVEKARANASEAASLGALIDIFERDCEAALPNTLLRTGPVFGPAFLLMRLLDGLLEARLGFERGTGMRFARGVPGNITTEMDLELWALAKAVRADGDAAAALRTRDASELSESYRKGELPGPLQRGLRAFLDRYGARAVGEIDLGRPRWRDDPTPVLHTLASYLEIEDPERAPDAVFEAGAREAERLAAACTARAAEGPLGFVRAPLVRGAVRRIRLLLGLREYHKFAMVQVIDGYREALRARGRDLVARGELAQEDDIFFVLPEELRRLARGESIDLRSRVAERRADYERERGRRQIPRVMLSTGEVFYEGMAPAGKGDLHGEGVSPGTVEGIVRVVRDPRGVRLLPGEILVCPATDPGWTPLFLSASGLVMEMGGMMTHGSVVAREYGLPAVVGVHQGTTRLRDGQRIHVDGTHGVITLLDASG; encoded by the coding sequence GTGCCCGCCACGAACCTCGTGCTCGCATTGTCCTCGCCCGAAGCCACCGTCGCGCGCGCCGGCGGCAAGGGCAGTAACCTCGCGCGGCTCATCGCCGGCGGTTTTCCCGTGCCCGACGGGTTCGTCGTCACGACCGACGCCTACCGCGCGTTCGTCGAGGCCAATGGGGGCGCCGCGCTGACGGCGATCCCGGGCGAGGTGGACCCGGACAATCTCGACGCGCTCGAGGCGGTGGCGGAGCAGATTCGCGCCCGATTCGAGGCCGGGAAGGTGCCGGCCTCCGTGGCGGAGGCGGTGGGCGCGGCTTACGAGAAGCTCGGCGGCGCGGCGTGCGCGGTCGCGGTGAGATCCTCGGCGACGGCCGAGGATCTCGCGGACCTCTCCTTCGCGGGGCAGCAGGAGACGTACCTGAACATCGTGGGCCGCGCGGCGCTGCTCGAATCCGTGGTGCGCTGCTGGGCGAGCCTTTGGACGGCGCGGGCCATTTCGTACCGCGCGCGGGCGCGATTCTCGGACGAGGCGCTCTCGCTCGCGGTGGTCGTGCAGATCCTCGTGCCGTCGGAGGTCTCCGGCGTGCTCTTCACGGCAAACCCGCTCACCGGCCACCGCGGCCAGATCGTGATCGACGCGAGCTTCGGCCTCGGCGAGGCCGTGGTCTCGGGCCAGGTCGAGCCCGACCATTTCGTCGTGGATGCCACGAGCTTCCGGATCGAGTCGCGGCACCTCGGCGAAAAGGCCATTGCCATCGTGCCGAAGGCCGGCGGCGGCATCGAGCACAAGGACGCCGAGGGCGAGCGCGCCTCGCTCGGTGACGCCGAGGTGATCGAGCTGTCGAAGATCGCCACGCGCATCGCCAAGCATTTCGGCGCGCCGCAGGACATCGAATGGGCGCGCGCGGGCGGTCGCTTTCACATCCTGCAATCGCGGCCGATCACGTCGCTCTATCCGCTGCCCGCGGACGTCGATCCCGAGGGGCCGATGCGCGTGTTCCTCAACTTCAACGCGTTCCAGGGCTTCCCGGACCCCTTCACGCCACTCGGCGGCCATGCCCTGAACCTCATGATGCTCGGCATGCAGCGCGCCATGACGGGCAGCGGCTCGAGGGGCGCGGATGGCGCCGGCGGACGGCTCTTCAAGGACGTGACCCCGGCCGCGCAGCACCCGATCCTGCGACGCCTGGTGCTCAGGCTCATATCCAACGCGGATCCTGCTGCCGTGCAATTGATTCGCCGCATGATCGACGAGGGGCGCCTGGGCGAGCAGAAGGGGTTCGCGTTCGAGACGTGGGCCGCCCTCGCGCGATTCTGGCCGAAAAAGGCCGCGCTGATGGCCGCGACCCTCGCCGCGCCCGAGCGGATGCGCGCGCGCGTCACGACCGAGGTCGATCAGTACGTTGAAAAGGCCCGCGCGAACGCGAGCGAGGCGGCGAGCCTGGGAGCGCTGATCGACATCTTCGAGCGCGATTGCGAGGCCGCCTTGCCGAACACGCTCTTGCGCACCGGCCCGGTCTTCGGGCCCGCGTTCCTGCTCATGCGCTTGCTCGATGGGCTGCTCGAGGCGCGCCTCGGATTCGAGCGCGGCACCGGGATGCGCTTCGCGCGCGGCGTCCCCGGCAATATCACCACCGAGATGGACCTCGAGCTGTGGGCGCTCGCAAAGGCCGTGCGGGCCGACGGCGACGCGGCGGCGGCCCTGCGCACCCGCGACGCGTCCGAGCTCTCGGAGAGCTATCGAAAGGGCGAGCTGCCCGGGCCGCTCCAGCGCGGATTGCGCGCGTTTTTGGATCGTTATGGCGCGCGCGCCGTCGGCGAGATCGACCTCGGCCGGCCGCGCTGGCGCGACGACCCGACCCCGGTGCTCCACACGCTCGCGAGCTACCTCGAGATCGAGGACCCGGAGCGCGCTCCCGACGCGGTGTTCGAAGCCGGCGCGCGCGAGGCCGAGAGGCTCGCCGCCGCGTGCACCGCCCGCGCCGCGGAAGGTCCGCTCGGGTTCGTCCGCGCTCCGCTCGTGAGGGGTGCCGTGCGACGCATTCGCCTTTTGCTCGGCCTGCGCGAATATCACAAGTTCGCCATGGTGCAGGTGATCGACGGCTATCGCGAGGCGCTGCGCGCGCGCGGTCGCGATCTCGTCGCGCGCGGCGAGCTCGCGCAGGAGGACGACATCTTCTTCGTCCTGCCCGAAGAGCTTCGCCGCCTCGCGCGCGGCGAGTCGATCGATCTCCGCTCCCGCGTGGCCGAGCGGCGCGCCGATTACGAGAGAGAGCGCGGGAGGCGGCAGATCCCGCGCGTGATGCTCAGCACCGGCGAGGTCTTCTACGAGGGCATGGCGCCCGCGGGCAAGGGCGATCTGCACGGCGAGGGCGTCTCGCCGGGCACCGTGGAGGGCATTGTGCGCGTGGTGCGCGATCCGCGCGGCGTGCGTCTTTTGCCGGGCGAGATCCTGGTTTGTCCGGCCACGGACCCGGGCTGGACGCCCCTCTTCCTCTCGGCCAGCGGGCTCGTGATGGAGATGGGCGGCATGATGACGCACGGCTCGGTGGTCGCGCGCGAATATGGCCTGCCTGCGGTCGTCGGCGTGCACCAGGGCACGACCCGCCTGCGGGACGGACAGCGAATCCACGTGGACGGCACCCACGGCGTCATCACGCTGCTCGACGCCTCGGGGTAA
- a CDS encoding methyltransferase, which produces MNAEMMDLFAMGSVLAAAQDAGLVHELPSGPLTAQAYAEKLGLDPRATRLVLEVLVTLDVASRNGDFYDASPKLRDLLAPGGVQTPAPIQKLWSHVPQFLRTGEPLIRMDASPTQREESYRGTVSMLARMFEGIARALASKIEKAPARVLDVGCGSGVWSLALAERFPQTHVTGLDFPAVLESFTSRAKELGLADRTSTIPGNMHDAPLPSGAFDMVVIANVLRLETPDRAAALLARLAPAVAPGGALLVVDALAGGTPERERSRALYALNLSLRTQQGRVHSPEEITGWLETAGLHGVEAIDLPVTTGAVGALLGRR; this is translated from the coding sequence ATGAACGCAGAGATGATGGATCTGTTCGCGATGGGCTCCGTGCTCGCCGCCGCCCAGGACGCCGGGCTCGTGCACGAGCTGCCGTCGGGGCCGCTCACGGCGCAGGCGTACGCCGAGAAGCTCGGCCTCGATCCCCGCGCGACGCGACTGGTGCTCGAGGTCCTCGTGACGCTCGACGTCGCCAGCCGCAATGGCGATTTCTACGACGCGAGCCCCAAGCTGCGCGACCTTCTGGCGCCCGGAGGGGTGCAGACGCCCGCTCCCATCCAGAAGCTATGGAGCCACGTCCCGCAATTCCTCCGCACCGGCGAGCCCTTGATTCGCATGGACGCCTCGCCCACCCAGCGCGAGGAGAGCTATCGCGGGACCGTGTCGATGCTCGCCCGGATGTTCGAGGGCATCGCGCGCGCGCTGGCCTCGAAGATCGAAAAGGCGCCCGCGCGCGTGCTCGACGTGGGCTGCGGCTCGGGCGTCTGGAGCCTCGCCCTCGCCGAGCGATTCCCCCAAACCCACGTGACCGGGCTCGATTTTCCCGCCGTGCTCGAATCGTTCACGTCCCGTGCAAAGGAGCTCGGCCTCGCCGATCGCACGTCGACCATCCCCGGCAACATGCACGACGCGCCCCTGCCCTCCGGCGCCTTCGACATGGTCGTGATCGCCAACGTGCTGCGCCTCGAGACGCCCGATCGCGCGGCGGCATTGCTCGCCCGGCTCGCGCCTGCGGTCGCCCCCGGCGGCGCGCTCCTCGTCGTGGACGCGCTCGCGGGCGGGACCCCGGAGCGCGAGCGCTCGCGGGCCCTCTATGCCCTGAACCTCTCCCTGCGCACCCAGCAGGGCCGCGTGCATAGCCCTGAAGAAATCACGGGCTGGCTCGAGACGGCCGGCTTGCACGGCGTCGAAGCCATCGATCTCCCGGTCACCACCGGCGCCGTCGGCGCCCTGCTCGGGAGGAGGTGA
- a CDS encoding TetR/AcrR family transcriptional regulator: MARPVTIKDEDLLRAAREVFLERGIQATTAEVAARAGVSEGTLFNRFKSKAELFRTAMSPEREDPPWIQKMLQSVGKGDLESTLVELGMDALAFFRLIVPLIMMSHTTPLPGASPAGLTHPIEPPLRAMKLVAGFFEAEMRAGRLRPADPFTVGRLFVAAIMNQALLEVVFKGQGLGLGPPDEFIRTMVHVLWEGIGPVPVKKSSKRG; this comes from the coding sequence ATGGCACGCCCTGTCACCATCAAGGACGAAGATCTCCTGCGCGCCGCGCGCGAGGTGTTCCTCGAGCGGGGGATCCAGGCCACCACGGCCGAGGTGGCGGCGCGGGCCGGGGTCTCCGAGGGGACGCTCTTCAACCGCTTCAAGTCGAAGGCCGAGCTGTTCCGTACCGCAATGTCACCGGAGCGCGAGGACCCGCCCTGGATCCAGAAGATGCTCCAATCGGTGGGCAAGGGCGATCTCGAGAGCACGCTCGTCGAGCTCGGCATGGACGCGCTCGCCTTTTTTCGGCTGATCGTGCCGCTCATCATGATGAGCCACACGACGCCCCTGCCCGGCGCCTCGCCCGCGGGGCTCACCCACCCCATCGAGCCGCCCCTGCGAGCGATGAAGCTCGTCGCGGGCTTCTTCGAGGCCGAGATGCGCGCCGGGCGCCTGCGCCCCGCCGACCCGTTCACCGTGGGCCGCTTGTTCGTCGCCGCCATCATGAACCAGGCGCTGCTCGAGGTCGTCTTCAAGGGCCAGGGCCTCGGCCTCGGCCCCCCGGACGAATTCATACGCACGATGGTTCACGTGCTCTGGGAGGGCATCGGGCCGGTCCCCGTGAAAAAAAGCAGCAAGCGCGGATGA
- a CDS encoding CocE/NonD family hydrolase, which produces MPRTPLRLALLLVLSCGGANAPSTTKPAAKPAEPVATPAPAPPPAAAPKAPAFTRTLAMVPMRDGTRLETVILAPTGATRPLPFLFLRTPYGVPKDAALLDKPWASALVADGYIFVFQSIRGRFGSEGKFVMSRAPRDRADPKAIDESTDAYDSIEWLLQGVPNNNGRVGMIGTSYDAWTATMAVLDPHPALKVIIEAASPADQFLGDDFHHNGAFRLAYGFEYVALLETSKEANTHFPFDRGDIYDFYLDLGPLANADKRHFHGKMPTWNDFVAHPNRDAFWERQSFTPYLKKTTVPVLNVAGFWDQEDFYGPFEIYRLFEKNDAERLNHIAVGPWNHGGWYGPGRKLGAVDFGSDTAAHYRDRIEAPWLARFLHDRAAPPQPEATIFETGTNRWRTFDRWPPEAGVTKKKLYLRAGKALSFDPPTDTGAFDAYVSDPANPVPFLPRPIKPLFTGGQWQEWLAQDQRFVDHRPDVLSYSTGPLEQDVTIAGDIVAELHASTSGSDSDWVVKLIDVYPEGEPKPPPASGAGEEKAPEAPADMRGYQLMIASKVLRGRFRDSFAKPAPIPPNKTVRYAIDLQTHAHTFGKGHRILVQVQSSWFPIIDRNPQRYVDNIFEAKEADFVAATQKVSRSREAPSAIVLPVLSQ; this is translated from the coding sequence GTGCCTCGAACGCCTCTCCGCCTCGCCCTGCTCCTCGTGCTTTCGTGCGGAGGCGCAAATGCGCCGTCGACCACGAAGCCAGCGGCAAAACCGGCCGAGCCCGTCGCGACACCCGCGCCCGCGCCTCCCCCGGCCGCCGCCCCGAAGGCCCCCGCCTTCACGCGGACCCTGGCGATGGTCCCCATGCGCGACGGGACCAGGCTCGAGACGGTGATCCTCGCGCCCACCGGCGCGACGAGGCCCCTGCCCTTTCTTTTCCTGCGAACGCCTTATGGCGTGCCGAAGGATGCGGCGCTGCTCGACAAGCCCTGGGCGTCGGCGCTGGTCGCGGACGGCTACATCTTCGTCTTCCAGAGCATACGAGGTCGCTTCGGCTCCGAGGGCAAGTTCGTCATGTCGCGGGCGCCGCGCGACAGGGCCGATCCCAAGGCGATCGACGAGAGCACCGACGCCTACGATTCGATCGAATGGCTCCTGCAAGGCGTGCCGAACAACAACGGGCGCGTCGGGATGATCGGCACCTCGTACGACGCGTGGACGGCCACGATGGCCGTGCTCGATCCGCACCCCGCCTTGAAGGTGATCATCGAGGCGGCCTCGCCCGCCGATCAGTTTCTCGGCGACGACTTCCACCACAATGGCGCCTTCCGCCTCGCTTACGGGTTCGAGTACGTGGCACTGCTCGAGACCAGCAAGGAGGCCAATACGCATTTTCCGTTCGATCGCGGCGACATCTACGATTTCTACCTCGATCTGGGCCCGCTCGCGAACGCGGACAAGCGCCACTTCCACGGCAAGATGCCGACCTGGAACGATTTCGTCGCGCACCCGAACCGCGACGCGTTCTGGGAGCGGCAGTCGTTCACGCCCTATCTGAAGAAGACGACCGTCCCCGTGCTGAACGTCGCGGGCTTCTGGGATCAGGAGGATTTCTATGGACCCTTCGAGATCTACCGGCTCTTCGAGAAGAACGACGCCGAGCGCTTGAACCACATCGCGGTGGGCCCGTGGAACCACGGCGGTTGGTACGGTCCGGGCCGCAAGCTCGGGGCCGTCGATTTCGGCAGCGACACGGCCGCGCATTACCGCGACCGGATCGAGGCCCCCTGGCTCGCCCGGTTTCTCCACGACAGAGCCGCGCCTCCCCAGCCCGAGGCCACGATCTTCGAGACCGGCACGAATCGATGGCGCACCTTCGATCGCTGGCCGCCCGAGGCGGGTGTCACGAAGAAAAAGCTCTACCTGCGCGCAGGAAAGGCGCTGTCGTTCGACCCGCCGACCGATACCGGAGCCTTCGACGCCTACGTCTCGGATCCGGCGAACCCGGTGCCCTTTCTACCCCGCCCGATCAAGCCGCTCTTCACCGGAGGGCAATGGCAAGAGTGGCTGGCGCAAGATCAGCGCTTCGTCGATCATCGGCCCGACGTGCTGAGCTATTCGACCGGCCCCCTCGAGCAGGACGTGACCATTGCTGGCGACATCGTCGCCGAGCTGCACGCGTCGACGTCGGGGAGCGACAGCGACTGGGTCGTGAAGCTCATCGACGTCTACCCGGAGGGCGAGCCCAAGCCCCCGCCCGCGTCGGGAGCGGGCGAGGAGAAGGCTCCGGAGGCGCCCGCCGACATGCGCGGCTACCAGCTCATGATCGCCAGCAAGGTCCTGCGCGGAAGGTTCCGCGACAGCTTCGCCAAACCCGCGCCGATCCCGCCGAACAAGACCGTTCGCTACGCGATCGACCTGCAGACGCACGCCCACACGTTCGGCAAGGGACACCGGATCCTGGTGCAGGTGCAGAGTAGCTGGTTCCCCATCATCGACCGCAATCCGCAGCGGTACGTCGACAACATCTTCGAGGCGAAGGAGGCCGATTTCGTGGCGGCGACGCAGAAGGTCTCGCGATCGCGCGAGGCGCCCTCGGCGATCGTGCTGCCCGTGCTGTCGCAATAG